The segment ACAAtgctgctgtggtataacaacCAATTACTTAAGGGATGAGAATTGTTTGATTATTCTCTAGGCAGTGTATTACAGCTTTAGTCCAATGACCTACATTCTTACTCACGTTTGAAAAATGATGAAAGAgataaatgatattttatcTTTATATATGATACTTTGTTTGGGTTTCTGCCCAGTAACACAAGTGCCACTCATAATTAGGGGGAGGGGAACTTCAGATGAGCTTACTGCTGGCTTAGACACTTAAACTTGTGCGATTCATCATTTGCATGTGGAACTCGTCCAGTTAAGTTCTGTTTTTCTGTGAATGAGGTGTCAAAACCTGTTCCAGATTAGCCATAGTTTCCATTGCCAGTAAAGCTCAATGCAAGACGTTTTCTCAGAGGATAATGAGTGCTTACATTAGCTGGGGTACTACTGATTGCTACGTTATTTCTAGACTATATTCATTCAGTTGTAGCTGTTCTTGCTCTTagaaattaaaacactatgTTCTACCACTCTTGGGTTTAGCGTCAAATGAAATCAGATGTGTTCGAGCAGAAAGACGAGTGGACCGTGCTGTGTTGCTGTTCTGTGGGATTTGAGGTTGAGACCTGTGTTATATGACTAACTccagaggcacacacacacacacacatacatacattcatccaCCTATATAATCTGAGAAGAATTTGTAGATTTCTGGAACACTTCATCTACAAGGCCTTCTGTTTAGAACAGAGACATTATTTAGCACATTATTTCGAAACTCAGTTAGCTTTAACTTTAAATAATCAGACTGTATCCAGACTTGGAGAACGAATCCAATGTTCCACAAAAGACAAGGATGAGGTTAAAATTCATTTATACAATGTACAGGCTTCAGATAGAGgcttctaatatgttattgtttccgTAGTAGcagcaaatatttaaaatttatggaaggagtctccagtgtcagcagtttgcaacagtcagaggtaaagccgtGACTTtgttttccaacatcttcaggacagaggtttctcactaacatgacaagttgcCTTCTAGAGagtgaaaaaagagaggctggtgagggaacagctgtttctagctgctgtatcgtaagtgagaacaggaactaacttgttttgcggaTGTTCCACACCGTTAACTGTAACTAGAAAAGGATAAAAGTATGACTCGCCGTactttaataaatttaaaggttTTTGGAAATTTTCCATGGTATAAAAAAGATAAAATGCTTCGGGACAcgctgttctaggaaaaaataatccactttgagGTCATAAGAGTAACtttgcttcatcacaccaaccCATCATTGACTATTTTCCTGTAGCAGCACAGCctattttgtttattcttttaatCCATGTCTCAGCAACATTTTTTTGTAACGGCTGTTGAATTATTTTCAAGTAAGTACATCTGCTCAAATTCAGTTATTctgtattttacaaaatgatttGCAAGCTTCAGAAATGACAGCGTCAACACACATAGCTTCCAGCTCTTTTTTAAAGCTGTAGTGTGATTGTTTAAGCAGTCCACCCTGACCGAAACGAGAACGTATCATCAGCTGTTTAAAAGCTGAAAGCCATCTATTGCACACAAGGaacatattttttaaaggtTGTCAAGTGTTTGGCATCATCTTATTTgcgagagagtggagagagtgTTTTGCTGTGCTATTTTATGATGATCCTTTTGACTAAAACAGTGCTCTTGGGAAGCTCACCTGTGGTTATACCAGAGCATTTTGGTCTACTAAATGTCAGACCTGCTATTGCTATATTTCTAGAGAGTGCATGTGCATCAGTTCCTTCCTGTTCTTCCATTGTGCAGGACGTGGCCATGCATTTCCACTCTGCCTGTGGATTTGCCTTGGTGGTACAGCTTTACCTGCTGCCTCATGCCCAAGCAGGGGCATACTATGGACACCAGCAGCTGGCCCAGCAAAACCATCCACTCCCGCAGTTACCTCACATGCCACTGGGCAAGGAAGGGATACCCCAGCAGCAGTACTTAGGGAAGGAGTTGCCTCATCTGCCATATGGAAACGATATGCCCATGCTCCCTTACTATGGAAATGAACAGCCACAGATGCCCTTTCCTTTGGCAAACCCCAATCTAGGCAAAGGTATGAATATAGTCAATAATATAAATCACATCCTTGAATACAGTGGCTTAATGTGCTGTTGTCATCTATGTCATAGAGTTAATTGCTAGGACATACTGTAAGTAAAGATTTGATTATAAGGAAGGTACTGCTACTATTTCCACTTTGTACCAGATATAGCCACTACAGTGCCGAAAGAGGTGTGCCCACATTTCTTCTACAGACGTTTTTGTATTTGTCTTGTCCACATTTGCGTCACTCAGCTGTTGCTTGCCATATCGTGATACAATGAAGCCACTGAAAAGCTCAAGTTCATTAAATTAACATGCCTGTTATTgccaaaaaataatataatctaAGAACTGTGACCTGCACATGGTTTGCCCACACAATAATTCACATTCTTAACAATCatatattaaagaaaatgaagtgGTACCATGTTGCACACAACAAATTGGGCTTCTACTCTGCCATTTAGAGTAATAATAGATCACCCGTATTATGACCAATAGTTTAATGTTTATGATGAAAAGCTGGGAATATAACAGATTTGGGCCATACTATATTGATCCACTGTTTAATTTATACTTCTCCCAGTATTCCGATACACAGCACAAGTCTTTATGATGTTACATTCGCTCCTCAGGTGAAAGCATTCTCCGAGGTCAGAAAGGTCCATCAGGTGAGATGCCTTGCCATACCTTGAATATATCTATCCATTGTTTAATCGGCACAAAAAAATTCTATACATAGCATGTGTATTGATAATATTGCATTCCCCCATCAGGTGAAAATATTCTCCGAGGTCAGAAAGGTCCTTCAGGTGAGATACCTTGCTATAACATAATGTATCACTCTGTGCTTCTTCAGAAATCACTTACATAGCACATCTACTTATAATACTGCAATCTCCCCTCAGGTGAAAATATTCCCAGAGGCCAGAAAGGTCCTTCAGGTGAGGTTGGCCCTATGGGACCTCGAGGACCTCAGGGGCCTCCTGGACCTCCAGGTCAGGGAATTACAGGACCTCCTGGAAAACCAGGCCAACCTGGCCCTCAGGGATACCCTGGGATTGGAAAACCCGGTATGCCAGGACTGCCAGGAAAACCTGGAGGATTTGGATTGCCAGGGCCAAAGGGTGACATGGGACCAGGTGGTGGTGTAGGACCAGTAGGGTTGCCAGGACCTCCAGGTCTTCCAGGCCCACATGGGCTACCAGGTCTGTCAAAACCAGGCGCACAAGGATTACCTGGGCAGCCTGGGTTTCGTGGTGAGCCGGGACAAAAGGGCTCTCCAGGGATTCCCGGGCTTCCAGGACCTAAAGGTGATTTTGGACTCGGCCTTCCGGGATTACCAGGGATAAAAGGACCACCTGGCCCTCCGGGGGTACCAGGTCCAGGAGGACCACAAGGAGTTGGAAAGCCAGGTCTAAATGGACTACCTGGGGCCCCCGGAGGCCCTGGTAAACCTGGTCTCCCTGGAGAGCAAGGGTTAGCAGGATTTCCTGGTGAAGAGGGACAACCAGGGCCTCCAGGCCTACCAGGTATTGGCAAACCTGGTTTGGATGGTTTTCCAGGGCCACCTGGTCTTCCAGGTGGAAAGGGTGAGCCAGGTCCACCCGGTTTTCCAGGTGGTCCAGGTTTACCTGGAATTGGTAAACCTGGATACCCTGGACCAAAAGGTGACAAAGGACATGGTGGCTTACCTGGGGCTCCAGGTCCAAAAGGTGAGAAAGGTCATGGTGGATTTCCTGGAATAATTGGCCCACCTGGACCAGGTGGTCTTCCTGGTACACCAGGTCTCATGGGGCCCCCGGGTGGAATTGGCTTCCCTGGCCCAAAAGGAGAGGTTGGTGAAGTTGGGCCAAAAGGACCAGTAGGTCCCACAGGTGAACCAGGACCCCCAGGACTCCCAGGAAAATCAGGGTTCCCAGGAGAAGGTGGGCAACCAGGACCTAGAGGCTTACCTGGACCTTTGGGCCCTCAAGGTGAAAATGGACACAAAGGTTTACCTGGTCTCCCCGGGGCTCCTGGCAAGCCTGGACCAAAGGGGGAAGGTGGTATACCAGGAGAGAAAGGCAGTCAAGGTCCAATTGGAATCCCAGGATTAATGGGGCCAAGTGGATCAATTGGGCCTCCTGGACTTCCTGGACCAAAGGGAGAATATGGACCACCAGGAAAGCCTGGACCACCAGGTGAAGGAAAGCCTGGTTTTCCAGGCCCAGTGGGTCCACCGGGGAAACCGGGTCCTGGAGGACTTCCTGGTAAACCTGGAATACCTGGCCTTCCTGGTCCTCCTGGTCCACCTGGGCCTCCGTCTGGCGAAGGTGCTGTTCTTCCTGAGCTAGGTCCAGGACTTGATGGGGCCAAACAAGGAGCCTATGCGAAA is part of the Ictalurus punctatus breed USDA103 chromosome 27, Coco_2.0, whole genome shotgun sequence genome and harbors:
- the col8a1b gene encoding collagen alpha-1(VIII) chain isoform X1 — translated: MVKDVAMHFHSACGFALVVQLYLLPHAQAGAYYGHQQLAQQNHPLPQLPHMPLGKEGIPQQQYLGKELPHLPYGNDMPMLPYYGNEQPQMPFPLANPNLGKGESILRGQKGPSGENILRGQKGPSGENIPRGQKGPSGEVGPMGPRGPQGPPGPPGQGITGPPGKPGQPGPQGYPGIGKPGMPGLPGKPGGFGLPGPKGDMGPGGGVGPVGLPGPPGLPGPHGLPGLSKPGAQGLPGQPGFRGEPGQKGSPGIPGLPGPKGDFGLGLPGLPGIKGPPGPPGVPGPGGPQGVGKPGLNGLPGAPGGPGKPGLPGEQGLAGFPGEEGQPGPPGLPGIGKPGLDGFPGPPGLPGGKGEPGPPGFPGGPGLPGIGKPGYPGPKGDKGHGGLPGAPGPKGEKGHGGFPGIIGPPGPGGLPGTPGLMGPPGGIGFPGPKGEVGEVGPKGPVGPTGEPGPPGLPGKSGFPGEGGQPGPRGLPGPLGPQGENGHKGLPGLPGAPGKPGPKGEGGIPGEKGSQGPIGIPGLMGPSGSIGPPGLPGPKGEYGPPGKPGPPGEGKPGFPGPVGPPGKPGPGGLPGKPGIPGLPGPPGPPGPPSGEGAVLPELGPGLDGAKQGAYAKIKPGDFIGRNGLEMPAFTAQLTTPFPPVGTPVVFNKILYNGNQNYNPQTGIFSCSIPGIYYFAYHVHCKGANVWVALQKNNEPVMYTYDECKKGFLDQASGSAVLPLQSGDSVHVQLPSDQAPGLYAGQYVHSSFSGYLLYPM
- the col8a1b gene encoding collagen alpha-1(VIII) chain isoform X2, translated to MHFHSACGFALVVQLYLLPHAQAGAYYGHQQLAQQNHPLPQLPHMPLGKEGIPQQQYLGKELPHLPYGNDMPMLPYYGNEQPQMPFPLANPNLGKGESILRGQKGPSGENILRGQKGPSGENIPRGQKGPSGEVGPMGPRGPQGPPGPPGQGITGPPGKPGQPGPQGYPGIGKPGMPGLPGKPGGFGLPGPKGDMGPGGGVGPVGLPGPPGLPGPHGLPGLSKPGAQGLPGQPGFRGEPGQKGSPGIPGLPGPKGDFGLGLPGLPGIKGPPGPPGVPGPGGPQGVGKPGLNGLPGAPGGPGKPGLPGEQGLAGFPGEEGQPGPPGLPGIGKPGLDGFPGPPGLPGGKGEPGPPGFPGGPGLPGIGKPGYPGPKGDKGHGGLPGAPGPKGEKGHGGFPGIIGPPGPGGLPGTPGLMGPPGGIGFPGPKGEVGEVGPKGPVGPTGEPGPPGLPGKSGFPGEGGQPGPRGLPGPLGPQGENGHKGLPGLPGAPGKPGPKGEGGIPGEKGSQGPIGIPGLMGPSGSIGPPGLPGPKGEYGPPGKPGPPGEGKPGFPGPVGPPGKPGPGGLPGKPGIPGLPGPPGPPGPPSGEGAVLPELGPGLDGAKQGAYAKIKPGDFIGRNGLEMPAFTAQLTTPFPPVGTPVVFNKILYNGNQNYNPQTGIFSCSIPGIYYFAYHVHCKGANVWVALQKNNEPVMYTYDECKKGFLDQASGSAVLPLQSGDSVHVQLPSDQAPGLYAGQYVHSSFSGYLLYPM